In Sphingobacterium thalpophilum, a genomic segment contains:
- a CDS encoding ABC transporter permease, whose protein sequence is MIVNSLKTAYRFLKKHKLITFINITSLAIGITATLVIFLMIQYDYSFDKHVPNQQQVYRVVNNGEFKNAGVYVPLVRTMQAELPNLEAVVPIYRSHVQKLKVSLATDKFQTFPKEQKMVFTNSQYFDIFPSKWLAGSAKALNSSGNIILTEKTLEKFYGKELPANVIGKTIIYADSIPLQVAGVIENPQHNSDFNFESFIAESTIPQDNNLKNMYTWEAWNSISDSHQVLIKTKAQSNPHLLERNIANLLKKYKYKEGEKINDKLELQALADVHFDTRFNYEATHPEALRNLILLAVFLLALGAVNFINLSTAQSIERAKEVGIRKTLGSSKTTLIKQFLIETFLITLTATVLAVLLLPLFLHVFEGFIPKNLSMEGLDKSVIIFFLFGQLILVTLLAGFYPAWVLTGYAPVLALKNQLGKNTNLSRSAWIRKALTIFQFVMAQAFLICVLIVVRQINYVTHKDMGFQKDAIVNLYIPGAFQNSAKGVVLKNELKKLKDIKAISFGNIAPAMNGWMTTAIAYDQSPNKESLTFDSRSGDENYLDVYQIPLLAGRNIRLLDSTSEMLINRKGLELLHIKNPQDAIGKTFENGQNIIVGVMEDFDLSSARQGVKPVLYTGSKEGYVLHIALDQSHPENWKNAIDKITSSYKSVFPDDELDLRFVDEVIQNFYTQEKQLSKLLSWAVGLSVLIAGLGLFGLAIFTANQRTKEIGIRKVLGASVFQITFLLLRNLLSLVAIACLVAFPIAYYFMHSWLNDFVYRTTISPWIFGLSAVGLIAFASLVLSTKSVFAAKANPINSLRDE, encoded by the coding sequence ATGATTGTAAATTCACTTAAAACAGCCTATCGTTTTTTAAAAAAACATAAGTTGATCACGTTCATCAATATCACGAGTCTCGCGATTGGTATTACCGCGACGCTGGTTATTTTCCTGATGATCCAATACGACTACAGTTTTGACAAACATGTTCCCAATCAACAACAGGTCTATCGTGTTGTCAATAACGGAGAGTTCAAAAATGCCGGCGTCTACGTACCGTTGGTACGCACCATGCAAGCAGAGTTACCCAACTTGGAGGCTGTAGTCCCGATTTATCGAAGCCATGTCCAAAAGCTAAAAGTTTCTCTGGCAACAGACAAATTCCAGACTTTCCCGAAAGAACAGAAGATGGTATTCACGAACAGCCAATATTTCGATATTTTCCCTTCAAAATGGTTGGCTGGAAGCGCTAAAGCTTTGAATTCATCCGGAAATATTATCCTTACAGAGAAAACATTAGAAAAATTTTATGGAAAAGAACTGCCTGCAAATGTGATTGGCAAAACCATCATCTATGCAGATAGTATCCCACTTCAGGTCGCTGGTGTAATTGAAAATCCGCAGCATAATTCGGATTTCAATTTTGAAAGCTTCATCGCTGAGTCGACGATCCCTCAGGATAACAATCTAAAAAACATGTATACGTGGGAAGCTTGGAACAGCATATCGGATTCACATCAGGTGCTTATCAAGACAAAAGCACAAAGTAATCCGCATCTACTGGAACGAAATATTGCTAATCTCCTTAAAAAATATAAATACAAAGAAGGGGAGAAAATTAACGATAAGCTTGAATTACAAGCATTGGCAGATGTACATTTTGATACAAGATTTAATTATGAAGCGACCCATCCGGAAGCACTACGCAACCTTATTTTACTTGCAGTTTTCCTCTTAGCCCTGGGGGCCGTAAATTTTATCAACCTATCCACGGCGCAATCCATCGAAAGAGCCAAAGAAGTGGGTATTCGTAAGACGTTGGGTAGTTCTAAAACTACATTGATCAAACAGTTTTTGATCGAAACTTTTCTGATAACTTTGACCGCAACAGTACTTGCGGTCTTATTATTGCCATTGTTCTTACATGTCTTTGAAGGATTTATTCCGAAAAACCTAAGCATGGAAGGCCTGGACAAAAGCGTTATTATTTTCTTTCTATTTGGACAATTGATCTTAGTAACCTTACTAGCCGGATTTTACCCTGCCTGGGTACTGACAGGATATGCTCCGGTGCTAGCGCTCAAAAACCAGCTCGGAAAGAACACGAATCTTTCCCGAAGTGCATGGATACGCAAAGCACTGACCATCTTCCAGTTTGTCATGGCCCAGGCTTTCCTGATCTGCGTGCTTATCGTCGTTCGCCAAATAAATTATGTTACTCATAAAGATATGGGCTTCCAGAAAGATGCTATTGTCAATCTCTATATTCCTGGAGCGTTCCAAAATTCCGCCAAAGGTGTAGTTCTTAAAAATGAACTCAAAAAGCTAAAAGATATCAAGGCCATAAGTTTTGGGAATATCGCTCCTGCAATGAATGGCTGGATGACTACCGCAATCGCTTACGATCAATCGCCAAATAAGGAATCCTTGACTTTTGATAGCCGATCGGGTGATGAAAACTATTTAGATGTCTATCAGATTCCGCTTTTAGCGGGAAGAAATATCCGTTTATTGGATTCAACAAGTGAAATGTTGATCAATAGAAAAGGACTTGAACTACTGCATATCAAAAACCCGCAGGATGCCATTGGTAAAACCTTCGAAAATGGACAGAACATCATCGTTGGTGTAATGGAGGATTTTGATTTGTCTTCAGCGCGACAAGGGGTTAAACCAGTTCTTTATACAGGCAGTAAAGAAGGATATGTACTCCATATTGCCTTGGATCAATCGCATCCTGAAAACTGGAAAAACGCCATTGATAAAATAACATCAAGCTACAAATCGGTGTTCCCCGATGATGAATTGGACCTACGGTTTGTAGATGAGGTCATCCAGAACTTCTATACGCAAGAGAAGCAGCTGTCTAAGCTCCTTTCTTGGGCAGTAGGACTCTCTGTGCTAATTGCTGGATTAGGCTTATTTGGACTTGCCATATTTACGGCAAATCAGCGCACAAAGGAAATTGGAATTCGCAAAGTATTGGGGGCTTCTGTGTTCCAGATCACCTTTTTATTACTTCGGAATTTGCTGTCGTTGGTTGCAATAGCCTGTCTGGTAGCTTTTCCAATTGCTTATTATTTTATGCATAGCTGGCTGAACGACTTTGTTTACCGAACCACAATAAGTCCCTGGATTTTTGGGCTGTCAGCCGTAGGGTTGATTGCCTTTGCAAGTCTTGTACTATCAACCAAAAGTGTCTTTGCAGCAAAAGCAAACCCGATCAATAGTCTAAGGGATGAGTAA
- a CDS encoding ABC transporter permease: MIKNFIKTAWRSIFSNKFYSAINILGLTAGMVVGIFLLLWIQDELSFDRFHKHQRSIYKIGIEGGTGISKRIFGSIIAPVGNFAKKEIPEVQDAVRIFKIGDAALKYKEKRFNEKNFAFVDPSYFTVFDFPLLQGNSKQPFPDNNSIVITQRTARRYFGDENPIGKTVTLGIEDLCVVSGVIADYPENSTFQFQVLLPISRFNEQAYIKNKTTYDNKTFLSSMDEDWSNFSFETYLLLRPDANLATVSKKLQAIHERNKPEDAPVPYVTQALAKVHLYQMDGSDGGIDNVRVFIGVAIMILVIASINYINLSTARSLSRAKEVGIRKVIGAGRKELFFQFILETTILFVIASTLALAFVFIGLPLFNNFSGKQISLQLFNPTLWISVLIMLVGTLALTSIYPALLLSKFDPIKVLKGRFTIKNSSARKILVVLQFTVSIILITLTIVIGRQLDFIKHQNLGYEKDHIISVTMAPKMSKHFDAVKTELLKNKDIDDVIRLGRDMVYGGASTGDNDWEGKPSKSNLWFNMTYSDQSALDFFKIKLTQGRNFTGSIADSTHFIINESAAREMGLKDPIGVRLRIRTVPGTIIGVVKDFNYASARQKIEPMVFQYSPKDCWQLYLKTTTSGTKSALNSLQQIWKSYYDDMPMNYSFLDESYQKQYTNEQKQGSLFNFFALIAIVISCLGLLGLCTYTAQVRTKEIGIRKVLGATVFSIIQLLTAQVRTKEIGIRKVLGATVFSIIQLLNKEFLLLVILANVIAIPIAVYFSINWLDGFAFRTTLPFTIFLYAAGITIAIALFTVSFQSIKAAYANPVKSLHDE, translated from the coding sequence ATGATAAAGAACTTCATCAAAACCGCATGGCGAAGTATTTTTTCTAATAAATTCTACAGTGCCATTAATATTTTAGGATTAACAGCAGGAATGGTTGTGGGGATATTCCTATTGCTATGGATACAAGATGAGCTGTCCTTTGACCGATTCCATAAACATCAGCGCTCCATTTACAAAATTGGAATAGAAGGGGGAACGGGGATATCAAAACGAATCTTTGGATCCATCATTGCTCCCGTAGGAAATTTTGCAAAAAAGGAAATTCCCGAAGTCCAAGATGCAGTACGTATTTTCAAAATTGGAGATGCTGCACTTAAATATAAAGAGAAGAGATTTAATGAAAAGAATTTTGCATTTGTAGACCCCAGTTATTTTACGGTTTTCGATTTTCCGCTACTACAGGGAAATTCAAAACAACCCTTCCCTGACAACAATTCCATTGTAATCACCCAGCGCACGGCACGTCGGTATTTCGGTGATGAAAATCCAATTGGAAAAACCGTAACATTGGGTATCGAGGACCTTTGTGTTGTATCAGGTGTCATTGCTGATTATCCTGAAAACTCTACTTTTCAATTTCAGGTTCTGCTCCCCATTTCGAGATTTAATGAGCAAGCCTACATCAAAAATAAAACGACCTATGATAATAAGACCTTTCTATCTTCCATGGATGAAGATTGGTCCAATTTTTCATTCGAAACCTATCTGCTGCTGAGGCCTGATGCAAATCTTGCTACAGTTTCAAAAAAGCTTCAGGCGATACACGAAAGGAACAAACCTGAGGATGCCCCTGTCCCCTACGTTACACAAGCACTCGCAAAGGTGCATCTCTACCAAATGGATGGTAGTGATGGCGGAATTGACAATGTTCGAGTTTTTATAGGTGTAGCGATTATGATTCTTGTAATAGCAAGTATTAACTATATCAATCTTTCTACTGCACGGTCGTTGTCGCGCGCCAAAGAAGTGGGGATACGTAAAGTTATCGGCGCAGGTAGAAAGGAACTTTTTTTCCAATTTATATTGGAAACAACCATACTATTTGTCATTGCGTCAACATTGGCACTTGCCTTCGTATTTATTGGTCTCCCCCTATTTAATAATTTCTCGGGGAAGCAGATTTCCCTACAGCTCTTTAATCCTACACTATGGATAAGCGTGCTGATTATGCTTGTGGGAACACTGGCACTTACAAGTATATATCCTGCCCTACTTTTATCCAAATTTGATCCGATTAAAGTACTTAAAGGCCGATTTACCATAAAAAATTCCAGTGCACGAAAAATACTGGTTGTCCTGCAGTTCACTGTTTCTATAATTCTTATCACCTTAACAATTGTTATCGGTCGTCAATTGGATTTTATAAAACATCAAAATTTAGGCTACGAAAAGGATCATATTATTTCCGTTACTATGGCGCCAAAAATGTCCAAACATTTTGATGCTGTCAAAACCGAACTTCTAAAAAATAAGGATATTGATGATGTTATCCGTCTTGGCCGCGACATGGTTTATGGTGGTGCTTCAACTGGGGACAACGATTGGGAAGGAAAGCCAAGCAAATCCAATCTTTGGTTCAATATGACATATTCCGATCAATCGGCGCTCGACTTTTTTAAGATAAAACTTACGCAAGGTCGTAATTTCACAGGCTCCATAGCAGATTCAACCCATTTCATTATCAATGAATCGGCAGCGCGGGAAATGGGTTTAAAAGATCCGATTGGCGTACGTTTACGCATTCGAACAGTTCCGGGAACTATTATTGGGGTTGTAAAGGATTTTAATTATGCGAGCGCCAGACAAAAGATTGAGCCTATGGTCTTTCAGTATAGCCCAAAAGATTGCTGGCAGCTATACCTTAAAACAACAACTTCTGGTACAAAATCCGCATTAAACTCCTTGCAACAGATCTGGAAAAGTTATTATGATGATATGCCGATGAATTACAGCTTCCTGGACGAAAGCTATCAAAAGCAATATACGAATGAGCAGAAACAAGGCTCCTTATTCAATTTTTTTGCCCTGATTGCCATCGTCATCTCCTGCCTAGGACTCTTAGGACTATGCACCTATACAGCGCAGGTTAGAACCAAAGAAATTGGTATCAGAAAGGTCCTTGGCGCTACGGTATTTAGCATTATACAATTATTAACTGCACAAGTTAGGACCAAAGAAATTGGTATCAGAAAGGTCCTTGGCGCAACGGTATTTAGCATTATACAATTATTAAACAAGGAATTTCTACTCTTAGTCATTTTGGCCAATGTCATCGCAATACCAATTGCTGTATATTTCAGTATAAATTGGCTCGATGGTTTTGCCTTTAGAACGACGCTCCCATTCACCATATTTCTATATGCGGCAGGGATAACCATTGCTATTGCATTATTTACGGTGAGTTTCCAATCCATTAAAGCGGCATACGCCAATCCTGTGAAAAGTTTGCACGATGAATAG
- a CDS encoding FtsX-like permease family protein: MIRLFLKTALRNLKRSPLNTTINILGLALGFTVALISTLWVLKQFSFDKHYSNYQHIYQVMMTGTFNDEKSTDRSTPIPLVKTIASDFKNEMADATLVTNMESNNLKVGDKKLNAPGFYAMGKFAELFSLESLEGNSTTPGNPSTIIISESLAKRLFNQTSVIGKTLQLNGKEQYTVQGVYKDIPENNTFYGLDYVLPFVDYLAKDQGIEESWSSCYFSTFAKIENAAFVPALENKLTNIINKKLTDIKPEILLHPMSKWHLYDSFKNGKNVGGQIQYVWMFVWISVFIILLASINFINLSTARSLKRGKEIGVLKSVGVNRRQLIAGFLVESILAVACAFLIAVLFATLLLPWVKTITHTSLHIPFADIRFYGYSLLGIGVIGLLAGMYPALFLSAFNPILALKGKIINRKGGSRSRKAMVIVQFAISIFLMISTYLVIQQLHYTKDRPIGYKGSNLINITSSNSTIVKNFDVLRKELIGQRLVKDASLSSNFVNHLSLTGGGFNWQGNDTRDGAIMGIFTVDENFANTVQWNFIKGRNFSKDFKTDSTAVILNEAAAKFMGVTDLNSKQLSRAGIDYHIVGIIQNTLSESPFKSITPTAYFLKFLPKNKITLQLDENQDVKQNLKAIATAFNRIDPDLIFDYTFTDQEYAKEFQQMEMIKSLTSLFTGLAILISCLGLYALVSFLTEQREKEIGIRKVLGASELGLWRLLSTEYIWLTGIGFLLAAPLAYLLMESWLEDYVYRISITWTVFAITGLTALIITLLTVSYQAIKATLANPVKTLRSE; this comes from the coding sequence ATGATTCGATTATTCCTAAAAACAGCGCTGAGAAATTTGAAGCGCAGTCCCTTAAACACAACAATAAATATTTTGGGATTAGCACTGGGGTTTACTGTTGCCCTGATAAGTACATTATGGGTACTGAAACAATTTTCTTTTGATAAGCATTACAGCAATTATCAACATATTTATCAGGTCATGATGACTGGAACCTTCAATGATGAGAAATCTACTGATCGCTCCACCCCTATTCCCTTGGTCAAAACAATCGCGTCTGATTTCAAAAATGAGATGGCAGATGCCACTTTGGTCACCAATATGGAAAGCAACAATCTTAAAGTAGGTGATAAAAAGCTTAATGCACCGGGATTCTATGCCATGGGAAAATTCGCCGAATTATTTTCCCTCGAATCTTTAGAAGGAAATAGTACCACACCGGGCAATCCATCGACCATCATAATTTCCGAATCCTTAGCAAAACGACTGTTCAATCAGACAAGTGTTATCGGGAAAACGCTCCAATTGAATGGTAAAGAACAATATACTGTTCAGGGCGTGTATAAAGATATTCCTGAAAACAACACTTTTTATGGCTTAGATTATGTATTGCCGTTTGTCGATTATCTTGCTAAAGACCAAGGTATTGAAGAAAGCTGGTCCAGCTGTTATTTCAGCACTTTCGCTAAGATCGAAAATGCTGCCTTTGTTCCCGCTTTGGAAAATAAACTAACAAATATCATCAACAAAAAACTGACGGATATAAAACCTGAAATCCTGTTACATCCGATGTCCAAATGGCATTTATACGATTCATTTAAAAATGGAAAGAACGTCGGCGGGCAGATTCAATATGTATGGATGTTTGTTTGGATAAGCGTATTCATTATTTTATTGGCCAGTATTAATTTTATTAACTTGAGTACGGCGAGAAGCCTGAAAAGAGGAAAAGAAATCGGGGTTTTAAAATCGGTTGGTGTCAACCGCCGGCAGCTTATTGCAGGCTTTCTTGTTGAGTCAATCCTAGCGGTAGCCTGCGCATTTTTGATCGCTGTTCTATTCGCTACATTGCTGTTGCCTTGGGTCAAAACGATTACACACACTTCATTGCATATCCCTTTTGCGGATATTCGTTTTTATGGCTATTCTTTATTAGGAATAGGCGTTATAGGGCTTTTAGCGGGTATGTATCCGGCATTATTTCTATCGGCCTTTAATCCTATTCTTGCACTTAAAGGTAAGATCATCAACCGAAAAGGCGGATCAAGAAGTAGAAAGGCAATGGTCATCGTGCAATTTGCGATTTCTATTTTCCTGATGATATCCACTTATCTAGTGATTCAACAACTGCATTATACCAAGGACCGCCCAATAGGTTATAAAGGTTCAAATTTGATAAACATTACTTCATCCAATTCAACTATCGTCAAAAACTTTGATGTCCTTAGAAAAGAGTTGATCGGTCAGCGTTTAGTTAAAGATGCTTCCCTTTCTTCCAACTTTGTCAACCACCTATCCTTAACGGGTGGTGGCTTTAATTGGCAGGGCAATGATACCAGGGACGGTGCGATCATGGGGATCTTCACCGTGGATGAAAACTTTGCTAATACTGTACAATGGAACTTTATAAAAGGACGCAATTTTTCAAAAGATTTCAAAACAGATTCAACAGCTGTTATTCTGAACGAAGCTGCGGCCAAATTTATGGGAGTTACCGACCTAAACAGCAAACAACTTTCACGAGCCGGTATTGATTACCATATCGTGGGTATTATCCAGAACACGCTGTCCGAATCGCCGTTCAAATCCATTACACCGACGGCTTATTTTCTAAAATTTTTACCAAAGAATAAAATCACGCTTCAACTGGATGAAAATCAAGATGTCAAACAAAACCTAAAAGCAATTGCCACAGCATTCAACCGCATAGATCCTGATCTTATTTTTGATTATACCTTTACGGATCAGGAATATGCCAAAGAGTTTCAACAGATGGAAATGATCAAGAGCTTAACCAGTTTATTTACAGGGTTGGCCATACTCATTTCATGTCTTGGTCTCTACGCGCTGGTTTCCTTTCTTACGGAGCAACGAGAAAAAGAAATTGGCATTCGTAAAGTATTGGGCGCATCAGAACTTGGCTTGTGGCGACTACTTTCCACAGAATACATTTGGCTCACAGGCATTGGCTTTTTACTCGCAGCCCCTTTAGCCTATCTGCTAATGGAATCATGGCTCGAAGATTATGTCTACCGCATATCAATTACATGGACGGTCTTTGCTATCACAGGCTTAACCGCCCTAATCATCACCTTATTAACCGTTAGTTACCAAGCGATTAAAGCAACATTAGCAAATCCTGTAAAAACCTTAAGAAGCGAATAA
- a CDS encoding FtsX-like permease family protein, with protein MLKNYFKIAWRNIRKNKGFSLLNMFGLSIGITCFLLLAAYIYHESSYERFLPNADRLTYISLTYKAPNSTEEVNSAVTPTGLAPTLQAEFPDVEQATRLYGYSKGGKIESKEALITEKGLLYADQNVFKTLGYTFLEGDSRSALAEPNQIVLTKKLAAKYFPNQSAIGQTLSIDKVNWKITGIIADLPTNTQLNFSALLSNKGLERYKEMAWSSANDITIALLKNKDQVGSIQQKLDQMTKSKFAEATKQGYQFRFVLEKLTDIHLHSKAAGTGNITYIYILLALGAALIILTCINFTNLVLAHALERKKEIGVKKVLGAAKKTIFFQFFFECSLMVFLAVVFSLLTTVLLLPVFSSFMGAEMKLTIWTDPRFYTILLVFIALLTLLSGGWPAYSIASSKPISIFKRKLTEKLRGLSLSKVLVTFQFSISIFFIICTLFASRQMDFIQSKNTGLDRSDMLVIDGRGWQDKERQLLKEKLMQLNSVQGVTASYDNPVNIQGGYSISEVEGQPNDFDMNVTAIPIEKDFVSVFHIPSVAGAPLSDADILRAKDTISPEYGFIVNTLAASAMGFTPEQAIGKKINLNGRKGSIKQVVASFNFASLHNEVKPIVLFPEYDYFGNIFIRLNPTSPIKDALAQIRAVIKDIDSKNSFEYHFLNDDYNKLYLKDQQTTRVMQLFSIITIAIACMGLFALSAYAVQQRFKEIGIRKVLGASTIKIVNILSVDFMALVLCAVLISVPLGWYAMHRWVENFAYHITLDWWVFIVAAISALLVSFITISFQTIKAAILNPVDSLRDE; from the coding sequence ATGTTAAAGAACTATTTTAAAATTGCTTGGCGGAATATCAGAAAAAACAAAGGATTTTCTCTTTTAAATATGTTTGGCCTCAGCATCGGAATAACATGTTTCCTATTGTTGGCAGCGTACATCTATCATGAATCCAGTTATGAGCGTTTCCTTCCCAATGCGGACCGCCTGACTTATATTAGCCTCACCTATAAAGCACCCAATAGCACGGAAGAAGTAAATTCTGCCGTAACACCGACAGGCTTAGCTCCTACGTTGCAGGCTGAATTTCCGGATGTAGAACAGGCAACCAGATTATACGGCTATTCCAAAGGCGGCAAAATAGAATCCAAAGAGGCACTAATAACTGAAAAAGGCCTACTGTATGCTGACCAGAATGTTTTTAAAACTTTAGGTTATACCTTTCTCGAAGGTGATTCACGATCAGCCTTAGCAGAACCAAATCAGATTGTCTTAACAAAAAAACTCGCAGCGAAATATTTCCCCAATCAGTCGGCCATCGGTCAGACACTATCCATTGACAAAGTCAACTGGAAAATCACAGGTATCATCGCAGACTTGCCCACAAATACACAGTTGAACTTCTCTGCGCTCCTTTCCAACAAAGGATTAGAACGCTACAAAGAAATGGCTTGGTCATCTGCAAATGATATAACCATAGCGCTCCTAAAAAACAAAGATCAGGTCGGTTCGATCCAACAGAAATTGGACCAAATGACAAAATCAAAATTCGCCGAAGCAACAAAACAAGGCTATCAATTTCGATTCGTCCTGGAAAAGCTGACCGATATCCATCTTCACTCCAAAGCAGCAGGTACGGGAAACATCACTTATATCTATATTTTATTGGCATTAGGTGCTGCACTTATTATTTTAACCTGCATCAATTTTACAAATTTGGTCTTAGCACATGCGCTTGAACGCAAGAAAGAAATCGGTGTCAAGAAAGTTTTGGGTGCAGCAAAGAAAACGATATTCTTCCAGTTCTTTTTTGAATGTAGCCTGATGGTTTTTCTAGCTGTTGTATTTAGCCTTCTGACTACGGTACTCTTGTTGCCCGTGTTCAGTTCATTTATGGGGGCCGAAATGAAATTAACCATATGGACAGACCCTCGGTTTTATACAATTTTACTTGTTTTCATAGCCTTGCTGACGCTTTTGTCAGGTGGCTGGCCAGCCTATTCAATTGCCAGTTCAAAGCCTATTTCTATTTTCAAGCGAAAATTAACTGAAAAACTACGTGGCCTATCTTTAAGCAAGGTGCTCGTTACTTTTCAATTCAGTATCTCTATATTTTTTATTATCTGTACCTTATTTGCGAGTAGACAGATGGATTTTATCCAGTCTAAGAATACCGGGTTAGATCGCTCTGATATGCTTGTCATCGATGGCCGAGGATGGCAAGATAAAGAAAGGCAGCTATTAAAAGAAAAGTTAATGCAGCTCAACAGTGTCCAGGGGGTTACCGCTTCGTATGACAACCCCGTCAATATCCAAGGTGGCTACAGCATCAGTGAAGTAGAAGGCCAACCCAATGATTTTGATATGAATGTCACTGCAATTCCGATTGAAAAAGATTTCGTATCCGTTTTCCATATTCCATCTGTTGCCGGTGCACCGTTGTCAGACGCGGACATTTTGCGCGCAAAAGACACTATTTCACCAGAATATGGTTTTATAGTGAATACACTTGCTGCATCCGCCATGGGTTTTACTCCTGAACAGGCTATTGGAAAGAAAATCAACTTGAATGGGCGTAAGGGCAGCATCAAACAAGTCGTTGCGAGTTTTAACTTTGCGTCATTACATAACGAAGTCAAACCAATTGTGCTTTTTCCTGAATATGATTATTTCGGTAATATTTTCATTCGACTCAATCCGACGTCGCCGATAAAAGATGCTCTTGCGCAGATAAGAGCTGTCATCAAAGATATTGATTCAAAAAACAGCTTTGAATATCATTTTCTCAATGACGACTATAACAAATTATATCTCAAAGATCAGCAAACAACACGGGTAATGCAGTTATTTTCCATCATTACAATTGCTATCGCTTGTATGGGCCTTTTTGCCCTATCAGCTTATGCTGTACAACAACGCTTTAAAGAGATCGGTATCCGTAAAGTATTAGGTGCTTCAACGATCAAGATTGTCAACATATTGAGTGTTGACTTTATGGCCCTCGTCCTGTGTGCTGTATTGATCAGTGTACCCTTAGGCTGGTATGCCATGCACCGCTGGGTAGAGAATTTTGCTTACCACATCACCCTAGACTGGTGGGTATTTATTGTGGCGGCGATAAGCGCATTATTGGTATCATTTATCACCATTAGTTTTCAAACCATAAAAGCTGCGATTCTAAACCCGGTTGATAGTTTAAGAGATGAGTAA